A genomic region of Dreissena polymorpha isolate Duluth1 chromosome 4, UMN_Dpol_1.0, whole genome shotgun sequence contains the following coding sequences:
- the LOC127879061 gene encoding uncharacterized protein LOC127879061 isoform X2 produces the protein MADSLISILKLLHSIKREDLKREIDQIEQAPHLTEKLMAMQKDINRLKKENEELQQNRKSADRVNYSHAFTEKKMKEIEKELANTKQELDDANNRLSQLMGRKMADNNPAIADLSDFNRPEKLGQRYSELYDNQWTDAFGTLQEDPSFEDETQILDILLNVLVNAMEFCKTNAEFHKRKITNTLLMRDDEACQLTSTQSKLIKDVMKVTAPESGMRLYEVLVCNKIFRFNYTVLRLIARFNIL, from the exons ATGGCGGATTCGTTGATAAGCATCCTGAAGCTGCTACATTCGATAAAAAGGGAGGATTTGAAGAGAGAAATAGATCAG aTTGAACAAGCTCCTCACCTGACAGAAAAGCTTATGGCAATGCAGAAAGACATAAACAGACTCAAAAAGGAAAACGAAG AACTGCAGCAAAACAGAAAAAGTGCTGATCGGGTTAATTATAGTCACGCGTTTACCGAGAAAAAAATGAAGGAAATTGAAAAGGAGCTTGCGAATACGAAACAAGAATTGGATGACGCAAACAATAG ACTGAGTCAACTAATGGGGAGAAAGATGGCAGACAACAATCCGGCTATCGCCGATCTGAGCGACTTCAACAGACCCGAGAAACTTGGTCAGCGATATTCAGAATTGTACGACAATCAATGGACCGACGCCTTCGGTACTTTACAGGAGGATCCTTCTTTTGAAGACGAGACACAAATTTTGGACATTCTTCTAAACGTTCTTGTG AATGCCATggaattttgtaaaacaaatgctgaGTTTCACAAACGTAAAATTACAAATACGCTTCTAATGCGAGACGATGAG GCATGTCAATTGACATCAACGCAATCAAAATTAATAAAAGACGTTATGAAAGTAACAGCTCCTGAATCAGGCATGCGTCTTTACGAGGTACTggtttgtaataaaatatttcgTTTTAATTATACTGTCCTTCGTTTAATTGCacgatttaatatattataa
- the LOC127879061 gene encoding uncharacterized protein LOC127879061 isoform X1, with amino-acid sequence MLNCMWIYYLIGADIRHLSKMADSLISILKLLHSIKREDLKREIDQIEQAPHLTEKLMAMQKDINRLKKENEELQQNRKSADRVNYSHAFTEKKMKEIEKELANTKQELDDANNRLSQLMGRKMADNNPAIADLSDFNRPEKLGQRYSELYDNQWTDAFGTLQEDPSFEDETQILDILLNVLVNAMEFCKTNAEFHKRKITNTLLMRDDEACQLTSTQSKLIKDVMKVTAPESGMRLYEVLVCNKIFRFNYTVLRLIARFNIL; translated from the exons ATGTTAAACTGTATGTGGATTTACTATTTGATTGGCGCCGATATAAGACAT TTATCCAAAATGGCGGATTCGTTGATAAGCATCCTGAAGCTGCTACATTCGATAAAAAGGGAGGATTTGAAGAGAGAAATAGATCAG aTTGAACAAGCTCCTCACCTGACAGAAAAGCTTATGGCAATGCAGAAAGACATAAACAGACTCAAAAAGGAAAACGAAG AACTGCAGCAAAACAGAAAAAGTGCTGATCGGGTTAATTATAGTCACGCGTTTACCGAGAAAAAAATGAAGGAAATTGAAAAGGAGCTTGCGAATACGAAACAAGAATTGGATGACGCAAACAATAG ACTGAGTCAACTAATGGGGAGAAAGATGGCAGACAACAATCCGGCTATCGCCGATCTGAGCGACTTCAACAGACCCGAGAAACTTGGTCAGCGATATTCAGAATTGTACGACAATCAATGGACCGACGCCTTCGGTACTTTACAGGAGGATCCTTCTTTTGAAGACGAGACACAAATTTTGGACATTCTTCTAAACGTTCTTGTG AATGCCATggaattttgtaaaacaaatgctgaGTTTCACAAACGTAAAATTACAAATACGCTTCTAATGCGAGACGATGAG GCATGTCAATTGACATCAACGCAATCAAAATTAATAAAAGACGTTATGAAAGTAACAGCTCCTGAATCAGGCATGCGTCTTTACGAGGTACTggtttgtaataaaatatttcgTTTTAATTATACTGTCCTTCGTTTAATTGCacgatttaatatattataa